From Pongo pygmaeus isolate AG05252 chromosome 2, NHGRI_mPonPyg2-v2.0_pri, whole genome shotgun sequence, a single genomic window includes:
- the CPN2 gene encoding carboxypeptidase N subunit 2 isoform X3 produces MLPGAWLLWTSLLLLARPAQPCPVGCDCFIQEVFCSDEELAAIPPDIPPYAKNIIFVETSFTTLETRAFGSNPNLSKVVFLNTQLCQFRPDAFGGLPRLEDLEVTGSSFLNLSTDIFSNLTSLGKLTLNFNMLEALPEGLFQHMAALESLHLQGNQLQALPRRLFQPLTHLKTLNLAQNLLAQLPEELFHPLTSLQTLKLSNNALSGLPQGVFGKLGNLKELFLDSNKISELPPQVFSQLFCLERLWLQRNAITHLPLSIFSSLGNLTFLSLQWNMLRVLPAGLFAHTPCLVGLSLTHNQLETVAEGAFAHLSNLRSLMLSYNAITHLPAGIFRDLEELVKLYLGSNNLTALHPALFQNLSKLELLSLSKNQLTTLPEGIFNNNYNLFNLALHGNPWQCDCHLAYLFNWLQQYTDRLLNIQTYCAGPAYLKGQVVPALNEKQLVCPVTRDRLGFQVTWLDESKAGGSWDLAVQERAARSQCTYSNPEGTVVLACDQAQCRWLNVQLSPRQGSLGLQYNASQEWDLRSSCGSLRLTVSIEAREAGP; encoded by the coding sequence ATGCTCCCTGGAGCCTGGCTGCTCTGGACCTCCCTCCTGCTCCTGGCCAGGCCTGCCCAGCCCTGTCCCGTGGGTTGCGACTGCTTCATCCAGGAGGTGTTCTGCTCGGATGAGGAGCTGGCCGCCATCCCGCCGGACATCCCGCCATACGCCAAAAACATCATCTTTGTGGAGACCTCGTTCACCACATTGGAAACCAGAGCCTTTGGCAGCAACCCCAACTTGTCCAAGGTGGTCTTCCTCAACACTCAGCTCTGCCAGTTTAGGCCAGATGCCTTCGGggggctgcccaggctggaggacctGGAGGTCACAGGCAGCAGCTTCTTGAACCTCAGCACCGACATCTTCTCCAACCTGACCTCGCTGGGCAAGCTCACCCTCAACTTCAACATGCTGGAGGCCCTGCCCGAGGGTCTCTTCCAGCACATGGCTGCCCTGGAGTCCCTCCACCTGCAGGGGAACCAGCTCCAGGCCCTGCCCAGGAGGCTCTTCCAGCCTCTGACCCATCTGAAGACACTCAACCTGGCCCAGAACCTCCTGGCCCAGCTCCCGGAGGAGCTGTTCCACCCACTCACCAGCCTGCAGACCCTGAAGCTGAGCAACAACGCGCTCTCTGGCCTCCCCCAGGGTGTGTTTGGCAAACTGGGCAACCTGAAGGAGCTCTTCCTGGACAGCAACAAGATCTCGGAGCTGCCCCCTCAGGTGTTCTCCCAGCTCTTCTGCCTGGAGAGGCTGTGGCTGCAGCGCAACGCCATCACGCACCTGCCGCTCTCCATCTTCTCCTCCCTGGGTAATCTGACCTTTCTGAGCTTGCAGTGGAACATGCTTCGGGTCCTGCCTGCCGGCCTCTTTGCCCACACCCCATGCCTGGTCGGCCTGTCTCTGACCCACAACCAGCTGGAGACTGTCGCTGAGGGTGCCTTTGCCCACCTGTCCAACTTGCGTTCCCTCATGCTCTCATACAATGCCATTACCCACCTCCCAGCTGGCATCTTCAGAGACCTGGAGGAGCTGGTCAAACTCTACCTGGGCAGCAACAACCTTacggcactgcacccagccctcttcCAGAACCTGTCCAAGCTGGAGCTGCTCAGCCTATCCAAGAACCAGCTGACCACACTTCCGGAGGGCATCTTCAACAACAACTATAACCTGTTCAACCTGGCCCTGCACGGTAACCCCTGGCAGTGTGACTGCCACCTGGCCTACCTCTTCAACTGGCTGCAGCAGTACACTGATCGGCTCCTGAACATCCAGACCTACTGCGCCGGCCCTGCCTACCTCAAAGGCCAGGTGGTGCCCGCCTTGAATGAGAAGCAGCTAGTGTGTCCCGTCACCCGGGACCGCTTGGGCTTCCAGGTCACGTGGCTGGATGAAAGCAAGGCAGGGGGCAGCTGGGATCTGGCTGTGCAGGAAAGGGCAGCCCGGAGCCAGTGCACCTACAGCAACCCCGAGGGCACTGTGGTGCTCGCCTGTGACCAGGCCCAGTGTCGCTGGCTGAACGTCCAGCTCTCTCCTCGGCAGGGCTCCCTGGGACTGCAGTACAATGCTAGTCAGGAGTGGGACCTGAGGTCGAGCTGCGGTTCTCTGCGGCTCACCGTGTCTATTGAGGCTCGGGAAGCGGGGCCCTAG
- the CPN2 gene encoding carboxypeptidase N subunit 2 isoform X2, whose translation MADRQAPLGLCNVTARKERMLPGAWLLWTSLLLLARPAQPCPVGCDCFIQEVFCSDEELAAIPPDIPPYAKNIIFVETSFTTLETRAFGSNPNLSKVVFLNTQLCQFRPDAFGGLPRLEDLEVTGSSFLNLSTDIFSNLTSLGKLTLNFNMLEALPEGLFQHMAALESLHLQGNQLQALPRRLFQPLTHLKTLNLAQNLLAQLPEELFHPLTSLQTLKLSNNALSGLPQGVFGKLGNLKELFLDSNKISELPPQVFSQLFCLERLWLQRNAITHLPLSIFSSLGNLTFLSLQWNMLRVLPAGLFAHTPCLVGLSLTHNQLETVAEGAFAHLSNLRSLMLSYNAITHLPAGIFRDLEELVKLYLGSNNLTALHPALFQNLSKLELLSLSKNQLTTLPEGIFNNNYNLFNLALHGNPWQCDCHLAYLFNWLQQYTDRLLNIQTYCAGPAYLKGQVVPALNEKQLVCPVTRDRLGFQVTWLDESKAGGSWDLAVQERAARSQCTYSNPEGTVVLACDQAQCRWLNVQLSPRQGSLGLQYNASQEWDLRSSCGSLRLTVSIEAREAGP comes from the exons ATGGCGGATAGACAAGCTCCCTTGGGCCTTTGCAACGTCACTGCCAGGAAGGAAAGA ATGCTCCCTGGAGCCTGGCTGCTCTGGACCTCCCTCCTGCTCCTGGCCAGGCCTGCCCAGCCCTGTCCCGTGGGTTGCGACTGCTTCATCCAGGAGGTGTTCTGCTCGGATGAGGAGCTGGCCGCCATCCCGCCGGACATCCCGCCATACGCCAAAAACATCATCTTTGTGGAGACCTCGTTCACCACATTGGAAACCAGAGCCTTTGGCAGCAACCCCAACTTGTCCAAGGTGGTCTTCCTCAACACTCAGCTCTGCCAGTTTAGGCCAGATGCCTTCGGggggctgcccaggctggaggacctGGAGGTCACAGGCAGCAGCTTCTTGAACCTCAGCACCGACATCTTCTCCAACCTGACCTCGCTGGGCAAGCTCACCCTCAACTTCAACATGCTGGAGGCCCTGCCCGAGGGTCTCTTCCAGCACATGGCTGCCCTGGAGTCCCTCCACCTGCAGGGGAACCAGCTCCAGGCCCTGCCCAGGAGGCTCTTCCAGCCTCTGACCCATCTGAAGACACTCAACCTGGCCCAGAACCTCCTGGCCCAGCTCCCGGAGGAGCTGTTCCACCCACTCACCAGCCTGCAGACCCTGAAGCTGAGCAACAACGCGCTCTCTGGCCTCCCCCAGGGTGTGTTTGGCAAACTGGGCAACCTGAAGGAGCTCTTCCTGGACAGCAACAAGATCTCGGAGCTGCCCCCTCAGGTGTTCTCCCAGCTCTTCTGCCTGGAGAGGCTGTGGCTGCAGCGCAACGCCATCACGCACCTGCCGCTCTCCATCTTCTCCTCCCTGGGTAATCTGACCTTTCTGAGCTTGCAGTGGAACATGCTTCGGGTCCTGCCTGCCGGCCTCTTTGCCCACACCCCATGCCTGGTCGGCCTGTCTCTGACCCACAACCAGCTGGAGACTGTCGCTGAGGGTGCCTTTGCCCACCTGTCCAACTTGCGTTCCCTCATGCTCTCATACAATGCCATTACCCACCTCCCAGCTGGCATCTTCAGAGACCTGGAGGAGCTGGTCAAACTCTACCTGGGCAGCAACAACCTTacggcactgcacccagccctcttcCAGAACCTGTCCAAGCTGGAGCTGCTCAGCCTATCCAAGAACCAGCTGACCACACTTCCGGAGGGCATCTTCAACAACAACTATAACCTGTTCAACCTGGCCCTGCACGGTAACCCCTGGCAGTGTGACTGCCACCTGGCCTACCTCTTCAACTGGCTGCAGCAGTACACTGATCGGCTCCTGAACATCCAGACCTACTGCGCCGGCCCTGCCTACCTCAAAGGCCAGGTGGTGCCCGCCTTGAATGAGAAGCAGCTAGTGTGTCCCGTCACCCGGGACCGCTTGGGCTTCCAGGTCACGTGGCTGGATGAAAGCAAGGCAGGGGGCAGCTGGGATCTGGCTGTGCAGGAAAGGGCAGCCCGGAGCCAGTGCACCTACAGCAACCCCGAGGGCACTGTGGTGCTCGCCTGTGACCAGGCCCAGTGTCGCTGGCTGAACGTCCAGCTCTCTCCTCGGCAGGGCTCCCTGGGACTGCAGTACAATGCTAGTCAGGAGTGGGACCTGAGGTCGAGCTGCGGTTCTCTGCGGCTCACCGTGTCTATTGAGGCTCGGGAAGCGGGGCCCTAG
- the LRRC15 gene encoding leucine-rich repeat-containing protein 15 has product MPLKHYLLLLVGCQAWGAGLTYHGCPSECTCSRASQVECTGARIVAVPTPLPWNAMSLQILNTHITELNESPFLNISALIALRIEKNELSRIMPGAFRNLGSLRYLSLANNKLQVLPIGLFQGLDSLESLLLSSNQLVQIQPAHFSQCSNLKELQLHGNHLEYIPDGAFDHLVGLTKLNLGKNSLTHISPRVFQHLGNLQVLRLYENRLTDIPMGTFDGLVNLQELALQQNQIGLLSPGLFHNNHNLQRLYLSNNHISQLPPSIFMQLPQLNRLTLFGNSLKELSPGIFGPMPNLRELWLYDNHITSLPDNVFSNLHQLQVLILSRNQISFISPGAFNGLTELRELSLHTNALQDLDGNVFRMLANLQNISLQNNRLRQLPGNIFANVNGLMTIQLQNNQLENLPLGIFDHLGKLCELRLYDNPWRCDSDILPLRNWLLLNQPRLGMDNVPVCFSPANVRGQSLIIINVNVAVPSVRVPEVPSYPETPWYPDTPSYPDTTSISSTTELTSPVEDYTDLTTIQVTDDRSVWGMTQAQSGLAIAAIVIGIVALACSLAACIGCCCCKKRSQAVLMQMKAPNEC; this is encoded by the coding sequence ATGCCACTGAAGCATTATCTCCTTTTGCTGGTGGGCTGCCAAGCCTGGGGTGCAGGGTTGACCTACCATGGCTGCCCTAGCGAGTGTACCTGCTCCAGGGCCTCCCAGGTGGAGTGCACCGGGGCACGCATTGTGGCAGTGCCCACCCCTCTGCCCTGGAACGCCATGAGCCTGCAGATCCTCAACACGCACATCACTGAACTCAATGAGTCCCCGTTCCTCAATATCTCAGCCCTCATCGCCCTGAGGATTGAGAAGAATGAGCTGTCACGCATCATGCCTGGGGCCTTCCGAAACCTGGGCTCGCTGCGCTATCTCAGCCTCGCCAACAATAAGCTGCAGGTTCTGCCCATCGGCCTCTTCCAGGGCCTGGACAGCCTCGAGTCACTCCTTCTGTCCAGTAACCAGCTGGTGCAGATCCAGCCGGCCCACTTCTCCCAGTGCAGCAACCTCAAGGAGCTGCAGTTGCACGGCAACCACCTGGAATACATCCCCGATGGAGCCTTCGACCACCTGGTGGGGCTCACGAAGCTCAATCTGGGCAAGAATAGCCTCACCCACATCTCACCCAGGGTCTTCCAGCACCTGGGCAACCTCCAGGTCCTCCGGCTATATGAGAACAGGCTCACGGATATCCCCATGGGCACTTTTGATGGGCTTGTCAACCTGCAGGAACTGGCTCTGCAGCAGAACCAGATTGGACTGCTCTCTCCTGGTCTCTTCCACAACAACCACAACCTCCAGAGACTCTACCTGTCCAACAACCACATCTCCCAGCTGCCACCCAGCATCTTCATGCAGCTGCCCCAGCTCAACCGTCTTACTCTCTTTGGGAATTCCCTGAAGGAGCTCTCTCCGGGGATCTTCGGGCCCATGCCCAACCTGCGGGAGCTTTGGCTCTATGACAACCACATCACTTCTCTACCCGACAATGTCTTCAGCAACCTCCACCAGTTGCAGGTCCTGATTCTTAGCCGCAATCAGATCAGCTTCATCTCCCCGGGTGCCTTCAACGGGCTAACGGAGCTTCGGGAGCTGTCCCTCCACACCAACGCACTGCAGGACCTGGACGGGAACGTCTTCCGCATGTTGGCCAACCTGCAGAACATCTCCCTGCAGAACAACCGCCTCAGACAGCTCCCAGGGAATATCTTCGCCAACGTCAATGGCCTCATGACCATCCAGCTGCAGAACAACCAGCTGGAGAACTTGCCCCTCGGCATCTTCGATCACCTGGGGAAACTGTGTGAGCTGCGGCTGTATGACAATCCCTGGAGGTGTGACTCAGACATCCTTCCGCTCCGCAACTGGCTCCTGCTCAACCAGCCTAGGTTAGGAATGGACAATGTACCTGTGTGTTTCAGCCCAGCCAATGTCCGAGGCCAGTCCCTCATCATCATCAATGTCAACGTTGCTGTTCCGAGTGTCCGTGTCCCCGAGGTGCCTAGTTACCCAGAAACACCATGGTACCCGGACACTCCCAGTTACCCTGACACCACATCCATCTCTTCTACCACTGAGCTAACCAGCCCTGTGGAAGACTACACTGATCTGACTACCATTCAGGTTACTGATGACCGCAGCGTTTGGGGCATGACCCAGGCCCAGAGTGGGCTGGCCATTGCCGCCATTGTAATCGGCATTGTAGCCCTGGCCTGCTCCCTGGCTGCCTGCATCGGATGTTGCTGCTGCAAGAAGAGGAGCCAAGCCGTCCTGATGCAGATGAAGGCACCCAATGAGTGTTAA
- the CPN2 gene encoding carboxypeptidase N subunit 2 isoform X1, which yields MADRQAPLGLCNVTARKERKMLPGAWLLWTSLLLLARPAQPCPVGCDCFIQEVFCSDEELAAIPPDIPPYAKNIIFVETSFTTLETRAFGSNPNLSKVVFLNTQLCQFRPDAFGGLPRLEDLEVTGSSFLNLSTDIFSNLTSLGKLTLNFNMLEALPEGLFQHMAALESLHLQGNQLQALPRRLFQPLTHLKTLNLAQNLLAQLPEELFHPLTSLQTLKLSNNALSGLPQGVFGKLGNLKELFLDSNKISELPPQVFSQLFCLERLWLQRNAITHLPLSIFSSLGNLTFLSLQWNMLRVLPAGLFAHTPCLVGLSLTHNQLETVAEGAFAHLSNLRSLMLSYNAITHLPAGIFRDLEELVKLYLGSNNLTALHPALFQNLSKLELLSLSKNQLTTLPEGIFNNNYNLFNLALHGNPWQCDCHLAYLFNWLQQYTDRLLNIQTYCAGPAYLKGQVVPALNEKQLVCPVTRDRLGFQVTWLDESKAGGSWDLAVQERAARSQCTYSNPEGTVVLACDQAQCRWLNVQLSPRQGSLGLQYNASQEWDLRSSCGSLRLTVSIEAREAGP from the exons ATGGCGGATAGACAAGCTCCCTTGGGCCTTTGCAACGTCACTGCCAGGAAGGAAAGA AAGATGCTCCCTGGAGCCTGGCTGCTCTGGACCTCCCTCCTGCTCCTGGCCAGGCCTGCCCAGCCCTGTCCCGTGGGTTGCGACTGCTTCATCCAGGAGGTGTTCTGCTCGGATGAGGAGCTGGCCGCCATCCCGCCGGACATCCCGCCATACGCCAAAAACATCATCTTTGTGGAGACCTCGTTCACCACATTGGAAACCAGAGCCTTTGGCAGCAACCCCAACTTGTCCAAGGTGGTCTTCCTCAACACTCAGCTCTGCCAGTTTAGGCCAGATGCCTTCGGggggctgcccaggctggaggacctGGAGGTCACAGGCAGCAGCTTCTTGAACCTCAGCACCGACATCTTCTCCAACCTGACCTCGCTGGGCAAGCTCACCCTCAACTTCAACATGCTGGAGGCCCTGCCCGAGGGTCTCTTCCAGCACATGGCTGCCCTGGAGTCCCTCCACCTGCAGGGGAACCAGCTCCAGGCCCTGCCCAGGAGGCTCTTCCAGCCTCTGACCCATCTGAAGACACTCAACCTGGCCCAGAACCTCCTGGCCCAGCTCCCGGAGGAGCTGTTCCACCCACTCACCAGCCTGCAGACCCTGAAGCTGAGCAACAACGCGCTCTCTGGCCTCCCCCAGGGTGTGTTTGGCAAACTGGGCAACCTGAAGGAGCTCTTCCTGGACAGCAACAAGATCTCGGAGCTGCCCCCTCAGGTGTTCTCCCAGCTCTTCTGCCTGGAGAGGCTGTGGCTGCAGCGCAACGCCATCACGCACCTGCCGCTCTCCATCTTCTCCTCCCTGGGTAATCTGACCTTTCTGAGCTTGCAGTGGAACATGCTTCGGGTCCTGCCTGCCGGCCTCTTTGCCCACACCCCATGCCTGGTCGGCCTGTCTCTGACCCACAACCAGCTGGAGACTGTCGCTGAGGGTGCCTTTGCCCACCTGTCCAACTTGCGTTCCCTCATGCTCTCATACAATGCCATTACCCACCTCCCAGCTGGCATCTTCAGAGACCTGGAGGAGCTGGTCAAACTCTACCTGGGCAGCAACAACCTTacggcactgcacccagccctcttcCAGAACCTGTCCAAGCTGGAGCTGCTCAGCCTATCCAAGAACCAGCTGACCACACTTCCGGAGGGCATCTTCAACAACAACTATAACCTGTTCAACCTGGCCCTGCACGGTAACCCCTGGCAGTGTGACTGCCACCTGGCCTACCTCTTCAACTGGCTGCAGCAGTACACTGATCGGCTCCTGAACATCCAGACCTACTGCGCCGGCCCTGCCTACCTCAAAGGCCAGGTGGTGCCCGCCTTGAATGAGAAGCAGCTAGTGTGTCCCGTCACCCGGGACCGCTTGGGCTTCCAGGTCACGTGGCTGGATGAAAGCAAGGCAGGGGGCAGCTGGGATCTGGCTGTGCAGGAAAGGGCAGCCCGGAGCCAGTGCACCTACAGCAACCCCGAGGGCACTGTGGTGCTCGCCTGTGACCAGGCCCAGTGTCGCTGGCTGAACGTCCAGCTCTCTCCTCGGCAGGGCTCCCTGGGACTGCAGTACAATGCTAGTCAGGAGTGGGACCTGAGGTCGAGCTGCGGTTCTCTGCGGCTCACCGTGTCTATTGAGGCTCGGGAAGCGGGGCCCTAG